The Filimonas lacunae genomic sequence AGAAAATGCAGATTGACCCGCAGTTAAATCCCATTTACACTTTTGATACTTTTATAGAGGGTGATTGTAACCGTGTTGCCAGAAGAGCTGGTAAAACTGTTGCAGAAAAGCCTGGCGCCAATTCTTTTAACCCACTGGTTATATATGGTGGTGTGGGTTTAGGCAAAACGCACCTGGCCCAGGGTATCGGTAACGAGGTGAAACGGTTACATCCGAATAAAGTGGTTCTGTATGTAAGCAGTGAAAAGTTTATTAACCAGTTCCAGGATCATAGCCGTAACAATGCTATTAACGACTTCATTCATTTTTACCAGCTGATAGACGTATTGATTATTGATGACGTGCAGTTTTTTGCACGCGCAGAAAAATCACAGGATGCTTTCTTTGCCATCTTTAACCACTTACATCAAAGTGGTAAGCAACTGGTGTTAACATCAGATAAAGCGCCTAAAGATCTGGATGGTTTGCAGGAGCGTTTATTAAGCCGCTTCCGTTGGGGATTAAGTGCCGACCTGCAAATGGCGGACTACGAAACCCGTATCGAGATTCTGGAAATGAAAATGAAGAACGATGGTTTGGATATGCCACGCGAAGTTGTAAAATACGTAGCGTATAATATCACTACCAACGTTCGTGAACTGGAAGGTGCGTTGATATCATTGCTGGCCCAGTCTTCTTTGAACAAGCGTGAAATTGATCTGGAGCTTGCCAAAAAAGTGCTGCGCAACTTTGTTAAAACAAGCAACAAGGAAATTACTATTGAAGCGATACAGAAGATGGTATGTGAATACTTCGATGTATCATATGATAAGCTGCTTCAGAAGACCAGGAAGCGCGAGATTGTACAGGCTAGACAGATTACTATGTACCTGGCAAAATCTTTCACTAAAAACTCTTTAAAAACTATTGGAGAGCATTTTGGTGGCAGAGATCATACCACTGTTATACACAGCTGTCAGACTGTGAAAGACCTTATGGACACCGATACATTATTCAGAGAGAACGTAATGGAGCTTACACAAAAGGTGCAGCTGGCTTCCATGTAAAAATTTTTCGCAGAGAGCAGAAAAAAGTTGAAATAGATTTTGTGAATTCACTTTTATTCTTATTTTTGCAACCCCTAACGAAATGAAAGGGACTGGTGAGGTGGATGAGCGGCTGAAATCAGTAGTTTGCTAAACTGCCGTACGGGTTAAACTGTACCAAGGGTTCGAATCCCTTCCTCACCGCTAAAAAGAAAAAAAAGGTCATTGAACTTCAATGACCTTTTTTATTGCCTTATCTGTAGCCTTTTGCTGGCGCGGGTTTACCGCTAACACTAATGATATCATTATCTGGCTCTACAACTTTTGCGTATGTAGGAGTGCTCAACAGATATAAGCCAGTTTATTACTTCATTACATAAGATAAGAAGGTGGCAGTATCAGGCAGGTTTATCTGCTCATGTGAAAGAAGCATTATGGAATCGCTTACTTTGAAAGGATAATGCCTTTCAAGCTCGTTTTTACGGAAGGCGATGTTTTGTAGTTCGCTATCGGTAATAACAGCGCCGTCCAGTAAACATTGTTGAATGCGGATATTGTGCCATTTGCTGTCGGTGGTATAAAACCATTCCATTGTACAGAAATGAAAGCTTACCTGTTCCAATTTACTATTGTTGAAGTCGGCATGGTCAAGTGAGCAGTTTTCAAGTACAACATTCTCAAACGTGCAATCAGTGAACTCAGCTTTGCGAAGATGGCAATGGCTAAAAATAATATTCGCAAAATGACAGCCGGTAAAATAAGCGCCTGCGCAACTGTTGTTCATAAAACGAAGTGCTTCAAATGTCATTACTTCAAAAATGAGTGAGTCCATTTGTTTGCCGGTGATATTGATACGATGTACCTGTTCGTTTGCATAACTCTTGTTTAGTGGTAGTTTATGAGCTATTGCGTGGGTGAATAAAGGCCTGGAATTTTCCTTGTTATGGTTAGTGCTGGCAGATGTGCTCATTCTGCTTGATTTTAGCCTAAAATAGCAAAAAACGCCCTATTGCAGGGTATGTGTTTTGCAATTGTGGTAACACTTGTTCCTTCCAGTATTAACAATTTTTATTTCCCGCTCCCGGATAATTTTACTGCGCTAAGTCATGCTTCATGAATTAGCTTCTTTTTCATCTATAAAGCGCAGGTATTGAAACGGAAGGATTTTCTCAGGCTCCTGGCATTGATGCCATTATTACAGTTCAATAAGGGATTAACACAGTGGCTGGCCACAGGGGCGTCGTTGCCTTATACAGATGCCTTACCGGTGTTTTTTGTAGGCCATCAGGATTTTTCCCGTACACCGCATATTACTCCGTTTACCAGTAATCTGCGTGCAATGGGGGGCGCTGTAAAGCCTGCTGCTATCCTCGTTATTTCAGCGCACTGGTTAACAATGGGGGATACTTACGTGAATATGAACCCACAATTTAAAACAGTAGAGTATCCGGTCACTGGCTCTCCTGATGCGGCCCGTCTTGTAATGAATGCTGTCGATGCTAAAGAAGAAAGTGAGCGTGAGCTGGATCATGGCGCATGGAGTGTATTAAGGCATTTGTCGCCCGATGCTGCTGTGCCGGTGCTGGAATTGAGCATTGATATGGAAAAGCCGCTGGATTATCATTATAACATTGCCCGGCAGTTGAGCAGCTTGCGTAAAAGAGGGGTGCTGATTGTAGGTAGTGGTAATGTAGTGCATAACCTGGAGCTATCAGCTTTAAAGGTGTGGAGCAGGAAGCCTTATGAATGGGCGGCTGAGTTTGATGCCTGGGTAAAGGGGCGGATTATTGACAGGGATATCAGTAGTTTGTTTCAGTATTACCGGTTAGGGAAAATAGCAGACTATGCGGTGCCTACTATGGATCATTATATCCCTATGTTGTATTGCCTGGCTTTGTGCGAGAAAAATGAAGAGATTGTATTTACCTATGAAGAGGTGATAAAAGGAATGAGCTTTCGATGCTTCCGTATAGGGGCGGCTACTATGAGTGAGTCTAAGGCATAGGATAATAACAAAAGGCTTGAGTCAGGTATAATACCCAACTCAAGCCACATAATCAAAGGGAGTGAATCCTTATGATTTTACTTCATGTGTAGAGCTGCCTTTTTGGGGCGTAGGGTTGAATTAATTTCTATTGGTGTACTTAGAAAACTCTTTTTTAAAAATCTGGTAATTGTAATCACTTTCATCCTGTGCATACACAGCAAAGACTATTCTTTTAAAAGTATTGGCAAACATTTCATTCTGCAACAGGTGATACGAAAACCAGCCAGCCATTTCCTTAGTTTCATTACCGAATATGCCACAGCCCCAGGCGCCCAATACAAGTGTGGTTTGTTTATGGGCGGCAGCTACAGATAAAAACTTCTGCATCCTGCTGTAATTCACCGGTGTAATCATATCCATTTTCTCCGGCTCATATTCCTCCAGGCGTTTAGCGTTAACAGCAGGGGCGGTTATTACAGATACAGTAAAGTAGTCATCCGTTAACCGGCTATTGTCATCCCGGAACACAGGCACCAGCGGAGAGTATATAATATGGTCAGTAAACAGGTTGGAGTCTGTTGCTCTGTTGTTGTCGTAATAATCTGTTTGCTTTACCAGGGATGCATATAAGCCGCTGGCCCTGGTAAGGGTTTCTTCCTGGCCGGTAGTGCCTTTGAGAAAGCCGCCACCGGGGTTACGGGCTGATGCAAAGTTTAAACAACAAATATTTTCCGCAGCTTCTTCCTGCACTAATCGTTTAGCAGCTGCAAAAGTGCTTTCGCGTGTAACTTCAATAATACACTCGCCTTCATGGGTTTTGTCAAAAGTAAGTGGAAGCGCTTCGGGTTTGTATAAACGTGTGTTTGTGATGCTGTAATCCATTGCTTCTGCAATAGATACGTTTTGTTGTAAGGTGTTGGTGTAGCAGCCTTTCTCAATAATCTCAAGGGTTTCCTGGGCTAAAGCCAGGCGTTGTTCTCGGGGTTTCATAATGTTCGCGTTAATTATACGCAAAGAAATAATTTTTCGGGATAATAAAAAAATGTCTCTTTTACTTTTATTCTTCCCCGGCCTTTTGTATATTGTTTTAGCTAATCTCTTACCTACCTAGTATAACTCGCTCATTTAGTTAACCTTCAAAATTCAAACACGTGCAAAGATTGCTCAAAACAGCGTTTTTAATGCTGACTATTGCTGCTTTAGGCAGCTGCCAGAAGAAAGATAACACCGTTGCGCCTAACGAAGCAACAACACCAGAAGCTGCTAATCCACATACAGCTTTAAAGAGCACAACAGTAACTACAGAAGCTGCGTTAAAAGCTGCTATTTCCAGTGCAGTGGCAGGTGATATTATTACTGTTAGCGGCACCATCTATTTAACCAGTACGTTGCAATGTTTAAATAGTGGTACTTCCAGTTCCAAAATCAATTTTACAGGAGGGATACTGGATTGTTCCGGTTTGCCTTCCGGTAGCTGGGGTGTAAAAGTCAATGGTAGTTATTGGAACATTACCAATATGACTATCCGTAAAGCGCCTGATTGTGGCTTAGTGTTTCAAACAGGCGGCTACAATTATGTATACAAAGTGATCACCACAGGCAATGGTGATTCTGGTTTACAAATTTATAACGGATCACACGATAACAATATCAGCTATTGTACTTCTACTGAAAACTATGATGTTGCAGATGGCGGAGAAAACGCCGATGGATTTGCTTGTAAACTATCTGCTGGTGTCAATAATCTTTTTGATCATTGCACAGCTAATCACAATTCAGATGACGGATGGGATTTGTATGGCCAGCCTTACAAAGTAACTATTACCAACTGTACTGCTACCAACAATGGTTATGGCACTAATGGCGATGGTAATGGTTTTAAATTAGGTAGTGCAGGTCAGGTGGTACCGCACACTGTTACCAATTGTACTTCCAGCTACAACAAAGCTGCTGGTTATGATGGTAATGGTAACACTGGTCATATTACTATTACGGGTAGCACCGGTACAGGTAATGGCACCACCCTGTTTTATAGAATTTATTAATACAGAGTCAGCCTGTTAGTTACAGGTAGCGTAAGAGATTATTAAAAAGCCCTTTCACTGTAATGGTGAAAGGGCTTTTGATTATGGGGGGATTATTGATTAATGGTAGCCTTCGTTCTGTTCCAGTACTGCATCTTTATTCAGCTGAATTTCTGATAAAGGAATAGGTAGTAACAGGTTGGTTTTGGTAAGGCCTACTGTTGGGTGTACGGGATCGTTTGAGTTTAAACGAATGGCGCGGTCAACCAGTGTTTTGGTTCTCATCAGTGTCATACGCCTGTTTTCTTCGCCTATCAGTTCGCGTGCGCGTTCGTCCAGTAAAAAGTCTAATGTCATATCTGTGGAGTTCACTTGTCCTTGTGCAGGGTACAGGCTACCAAATGCTCTCTTGCGCAGTTCGTTGATATTGTCTGCAGCCAGTTGCAGCTTGCCTTGTTTTAATTGCGCTTCGGCCAGTAACAGGTAGGTTTCGCCAAGGCGCATCATCATAAAGTCTTTAATCATTGCATAGCCAAATACGTCGTTAGGATCAAACTGGTACCACTTGGTGGTATGCGGGCATATCTTAAACAACGTATCATCTCCGGTGTAAGGTACCTGTTTGCCATAGTTGGCGTTGGCGGGGTCGTTGTAATAATACTTGCGGCGGATGTTGTATTGCGAGTTGCGAATGTCTTTATCACTATACAAGCCATACAATACCCAGTTACTTAAACGTAAACGTGCCAGTGCGCGTCCGCCGGTTGAATCGGTGATCACCAGGCCGCTGATGTTGTGATAGGCGGCGCCCCATACACGGCGTTGCTGGGCGTTGTCGGTGTTGCCACCTACTACTGTAGCCGGGTTTTCCTGTTCCAGCACCCAAATCGCTTCGGTGTTGCCTTGTACCCTGCGTTCGTTACCATACACAAACATGTCGGAATAATAATCGCCGGGCAGGCTGGTTTTAATGCCATAGCGTGATTTAATTAAGCTAAAACGGCCGCTGTTGATAACGGCCTGCGCCTGTTGCTCGGCCAGGTCGTTTTTGCCCATGCGTAAATAAGCTTCTGCCAGCAATTGCATGGCCATGTATTTATTGGCGCGGCCATACATCTTGCCTTTGGTATTGGTTTTTACTGATTCAATATCGGGTAGGTTAGTAACTGCATCGTTGAGGTCGGCTGCCACCAAGGCATCTACATCAGCCAAAGGGGCACGCACAAAATCTGTTTTAGGGCCTGTTACCGGTGTGGTGATAATAGGCACCCCGCCATAGCAGGTGGCCAGTGTGTTATAAGCCAGCCCTCTGAAAAATTTAGCTTCCCCATCCATCGCTTTTCTACCCGCATCTGTCATGTTCAGCGAAGGATTGGTCAGGCTGGCGATGATAGTGTTGGCAAGGTTAATCAAAGTATACTCTTTACCCCATAAGTAAGAAGCGGCGCCATCTGTTTGAGTTAACAGGGTGTAGTTGTAGTAAGGAATTTCAATGCCCTGTTGGTTGGCGGTGGCATTGGCCACATCAGTACCTACCTGCCATACACTTGGATAGCCCTGAGCGTTGGAATAAGTAAGTTGGGTGCTGAAGTTATTATACAAACCAGCTAAGGAGGCTTCCAGGCCCAGCGAATCGCTTACTGTGATGGGCGTGTAGCTGGATGGTGGATTTTCGTCCAGGAAACTTTTTTTGCAGGCACCCAGGGTAAGCGAGCCTAAGAGAAATATATATAAATGCTTTTTCATGATATTCAGTTTATGGTATGGTAATTAACGCAGGCTGATGTTTGCTCCGAAAACGAAGGAACGAACGGTAGGGTAGTTGTTGGTCCAATCACCCGATCCTCTTTGTGAATAGTTGTTTTCAGGGTCCCAGCCAATCCAGTTGGTAAACGTATGCAGGTTACGTCCGCTTACATATAAAGTAATACTGCCTATGTTGAGCTTGTCCAGTATCTTTTGTGAGAATACATAGCTTAAGGTAATATCCTTGATGCGCGTATAGCTGGCGTTAGAGGCATAACCATAGCCACGGGTGTTGTTATAGCTAAGTGAAGGGCGTGTGTTGTTTTTATTGTCGGCTGTCCAGTAGCCTACTTCTACAGGTGTATTTCTTTTACCTGTTTCATCGGCATAGGTAAGGTCGTTGTTGTTTTTGGTCATACCCTGCGCTGTTTGAATAAAAATGTTCAGGTGCCAGTTTTTATAATGGAAGGTGTTAGTAATACCACCAGACCATTTAGGTGCTGTTTGACCCAATACTACCCTGTCGCTGTCGGCAGTAATAATACCATCGTGGTTAACGTCTACAAATTTCAGGTCGCCTGCTTTAGCGCCGGGGTCTTGCTTGGAGGCATCTTCACCGGTTTGCCAGATGCCAGCCATTTTGTAATCATATATCACGCTAATGGGCTTGCCTATAAACCATTTGTTGCCTATGTCGTCTTTTTTGTTACCATATAAATCAATAATCCTGTTTTGGTTGGCCGAAATGTTCAGCGAGGTTTCCCACCTGAAATCTTTGCCGTTGATGTTTTTGCTGTTTAGGGTTACTTCTATGCCTTTGTTGGCTGTTTTGCCCAGGTTGTCGTATACATTCGCGTAGCCGGTAACCAGGGGCAGGTTGCGTTGTAGTAATAAATCGCGTGTATTGGATTTATATACTTCAATAGTGCCCGACAGGCGGCTGGCAAACAAGCTAAAGTCTACACCCAGGTTGGTGCTGATAGTGCTTTCCCAGCCCAGGAAAGTATTGCCCAGGTTAGAAGGTGTAATGCCTATGGTGCTTACTCCGTTAAAAGGAGAGCGTACAGTGCCGTCGGTGGAGATGGTTTTATATACATCAATGGCTTCGTTGCCGGCTTTACCATGCGATACCCTGAGTTTTAAATTATTGATCCAGCCAATGGATTGCATAAAGCGTTCGTTGCTTACGTTCCATCCTATAGCAGCAGAAGGGAATATTCCATATTTTGAATTGCTGCTGCCAAATACGGAAGAGCCGTCGCGACGTGCAGTTACGGTAAACAAATAACGACTGTCGTAGGTATAGTTAATGCGTCCCATTTGTGAATTGAGTGCGTAACGATCAGCAACGGTTTTGCTGGTTTGTGTGGCTCCGGCGCTCAGGTTGTTATAGGATAAATTATCGTTTACAAAGCCTGTGGCTCCGGCAGTAGTTTCTATCCACTTGCGTTGTTGCGCACTGTATAATCCTGTGAAGTCAATATGGTGCTTTTTAAAGTCACGTGCATAAGTGACTACATTTTCCAGTGTGTAGCTTTGTGTTTCGGCATTGACTACACTGGCAGTGCCTATTAAGTCGTTGGCTAAACGGCCTGTATACGATGCTTTGCGGGCAGGTAAAAACGTATAGCCTGCATTTAAACGATACTTCAATCCTTTTAACACACCGGGAAATTTAATTTCCGCATAGCCATTGCCGTTGGCGTTTACACTACGGTCCAGGCGGTCGGTTACCAGGCCCAGCATGGGGTTGGTAAACAGCTGCTCGGGTGCCATCGGGTAAATTTTATAAGTGCCGTTCGCATTGTATTCCTGACCATATGGGCTCATAGCCGATGCCATTAACAGGTTGGCGCGACCGCCATCGTAGTTGTTGTTGGCAAAGAACAGCGAGGTGCCTATGGTAAGAAAACTGGTAACGTTAATGTCCAGGTTGCTGCGAATGCTGATGCGTTTATATTGGTAGCCTTTTACCACACCTTTCTGGTGCATGTATTCGCCTGATACAAAATATCGTACATCGGCATTGCCGCCCGAAATGCTCAGGTTATGATCTTGTATAATACCTGTTTGGGTAGCTTCTTTAATCCAGTCTTTGGTAATGCCGGCGTTGTAATTGGGCAGCTCGCCGCTGTTAGGTACTGGCGAAGTCTGGGCCTGGTTGGTGGCTTTTAACCAGTCGGCATATTTTTGAACGTACTCAGGTCCATTGCGGGGCGTAAGCACATGCGCCATATTCTCCATGCCTGTGTAGGCGTTATAGCGTATCACTGCTTTGCCGGTGGTGCCGCGTTTGGTTGTCACTAAAATAACGCCGTTGGCACCGTTGGTTCCATAAATGGCAGTAGCGGAGGCGTCTTTTAATACCTCTACCGAAGCAATGTCGTTCGGATTAATGTCGTTCAGTGAGCCGCCTGTTTTGCTGAGGGGAATACCATCTACCACTATATAAGGGCCTGAGTTGGCATTGATAGAGTTTTGCCCCCGTACCAGGGCGGCAGGGCTACTGCCTGGAACCGATGAAGTGGTGGTGATGCTTACACCTGCCACTGAGCCTTCAATGGCTTGCATAATGTTGGTAACCGGTAGTTGTGATAAACGGGTTTTAGGAACCGATACTACCGATCCGGTCACATCCGATCTTTTCTGTGTACCATATCCCACTACCACTATATCGGCCAGGTTCTTTTGCGGATCATCGGCCAGGATAATGGAAACGTTGGTTTGGCTACCTACCGGTACGCTTTGGGTTAAGTAGCCCAGCGAAGAAAAATGCAGCGTGGCGCCGGTAGCAGCACTGATGACAAAATTTCCATTGTTGTCGGTGGTAGTGCCGGCTTTAGAGCCGCTAATGGTAATGCTTACCGCCTGTAAGGCAACCCCTTTGCTATCGGTTACCTTTCCGGTAATTTTTTTGGTCTGGGCCTGGGCTTGCCGGGTTGAAAGCGTTAGTAAACAAGCAAGTAATAGGAATACATACAGTATGTACCCTGTTGATTTTTGTGTCATATGGCATTCTATTGTGAGGAATCGTTACGCTGTGAAAACAGTGTAATATTAGCCTTACGGCAGACGCCGAAAAGGGGGGTAGTTTTTAAAAAACAGGGGGTAAATCGCCAATTTTCAAGGCCTATTTGCCTGTTTTGACGGTGTTGTGTGTGTTGTTGAAGGAATAGCGGTATTTTCTGATGTACTGAGAGGGGGTAACGCCAAACAGCTTTACAAACTGCTCTCTGAAATATTTAATGTCGTTAATGCGCACCTGGAAAGCTGCCTGCGTAATGTTCATGTTTTCGGTTAACAGCAACACGGCAGCCCGGCGTAACCGGATGCTACGGATGAAGGCATTGGGCGACTGGCCGGAAATGGATTTTACTTTCTGGTAAAGTCCGCTGTGGCTAATGCCCAGTTCGCGGGCAAACTTTTTAATGGTAAAATCTTCCCGGTCTATATTTTCTTCCACCACGGCAATGCACCGTTTTAAAAAGTCCTGGTATTCGGCTGGTACTTTAATATTGCTTTCTTTTAGGGTGATATTGTCGAAGAAATAGCGTTGTAATAAACTGCGGTTACGCAGCAGGGTTTCTAGCCGGGCCTGTAAAATGTCCGAGTCAAAGGGTTTAGTAATGTAATCCTCCGCGCCGCCTTCAATACCTTCCAGTTTGCGGGAGTTGTCGGCAGAGGCGGTGAGCAAAATAACGGGTATGTGTCCCAGTTTTTCGCTTTGTTTAATGATACGGCACATGTCAATGCCGTTCATGTTTTTCATCTGTATGTCGCTGATAATTAAATCCGGCACATGGGCTTCGGCCAGCTCCAGGCCTTCCTGTCCGTCGGCGGCTTCATACAACAGGTATTTTTTATCAAATAAATGATGCAGGTACCGGCGTATTTCCTGGTCGTCGTCTATCAGTAAAATCGATTTCTTATCCGTAACTACTTCTTCTGCCGTTTTGCCTTCCAATGTTACTTCGGGGTCGGGAAGGCTGGTGGGTTCTGAATCAATAGCCAGTTCTTCCAGTAGTTCACACTTAGGTGCGGCGGCAACAGGTAGGTAGTTGTGCGGTAAGTGTGCAATGCCTTTGTGTAACTTAATGGTAAAGCTGGTGCCTTGTTGTGCAGTGCTTTGGCATTGCACGGTGCCCTGGTGGCTTTCTACAAAATGTTTTACCAGGTAAAGACCTATGCCAAAGCCGCTTTTTTGCGACAGATACGCAGCGCGCGATTGCTGAAAGCGTTGAAAAATGGTGTTCATGTCGGCTGCATTAATGCCGCAGCCATTGTCTTTTACACGCAGGGTAACAGTGTGCTCTTCTTCTGCAATATCAAACACGATAGTGCCGCCATCCGGTGTAAACTTAAA encodes the following:
- the dnaA gene encoding chromosomal replication initiator protein DnaA, whose product is MAKTADIVWTNCLKIIKDIVEWQHFKTWFEPIKPVELKESVLMIQVPSQFFFEYLEEHYVNLLAKTLKRELGKDARLEYRIMVDSGNKGRSGSMDVPASTARVYTNNEMDFPLVINNPVKNPFVIPGLKKMQIDPQLNPIYTFDTFIEGDCNRVARRAGKTVAEKPGANSFNPLVIYGGVGLGKTHLAQGIGNEVKRLHPNKVVLYVSSEKFINQFQDHSRNNAINDFIHFYQLIDVLIIDDVQFFARAEKSQDAFFAIFNHLHQSGKQLVLTSDKAPKDLDGLQERLLSRFRWGLSADLQMADYETRIEILEMKMKNDGLDMPREVVKYVAYNITTNVRELEGALISLLAQSSLNKREIDLELAKKVLRNFVKTSNKEITIEAIQKMVCEYFDVSYDKLLQKTRKREIVQARQITMYLAKSFTKNSLKTIGEHFGGRDHTTVIHSCQTVKDLMDTDTLFRENVMELTQKVQLASM
- a CDS encoding pentapeptide repeat-containing protein produces the protein MSTSASTNHNKENSRPLFTHAIAHKLPLNKSYANEQVHRINITGKQMDSLIFEVMTFEALRFMNNSCAGAYFTGCHFANIIFSHCHLRKAEFTDCTFENVVLENCSLDHADFNNSKLEQVSFHFCTMEWFYTTDSKWHNIRIQQCLLDGAVITDSELQNIAFRKNELERHYPFKVSDSIMLLSHEQINLPDTATFLSYVMK
- a CDS encoding dioxygenase family protein → MKRKDFLRLLALMPLLQFNKGLTQWLATGASLPYTDALPVFFVGHQDFSRTPHITPFTSNLRAMGGAVKPAAILVISAHWLTMGDTYVNMNPQFKTVEYPVTGSPDAARLVMNAVDAKEESERELDHGAWSVLRHLSPDAAVPVLELSIDMEKPLDYHYNIARQLSSLRKRGVLIVGSGNVVHNLELSALKVWSRKPYEWAAEFDAWVKGRIIDRDISSLFQYYRLGKIADYAVPTMDHYIPMLYCLALCEKNEEIVFTYEEVIKGMSFRCFRIGAATMSESKA
- a CDS encoding TIGR02452 family protein produces the protein MKPREQRLALAQETLEIIEKGCYTNTLQQNVSIAEAMDYSITNTRLYKPEALPLTFDKTHEGECIIEVTRESTFAAAKRLVQEEAAENICCLNFASARNPGGGFLKGTTGQEETLTRASGLYASLVKQTDYYDNNRATDSNLFTDHIIYSPLVPVFRDDNSRLTDDYFTVSVITAPAVNAKRLEEYEPEKMDMITPVNYSRMQKFLSVAAAHKQTTLVLGAWGCGIFGNETKEMAGWFSYHLLQNEMFANTFKRIVFAVYAQDESDYNYQIFKKEFSKYTNRN
- a CDS encoding right-handed parallel beta-helix repeat-containing protein, which gives rise to MQRLLKTAFLMLTIAALGSCQKKDNTVAPNEATTPEAANPHTALKSTTVTTEAALKAAISSAVAGDIITVSGTIYLTSTLQCLNSGTSSSKINFTGGILDCSGLPSGSWGVKVNGSYWNITNMTIRKAPDCGLVFQTGGYNYVYKVITTGNGDSGLQIYNGSHDNNISYCTSTENYDVADGGENADGFACKLSAGVNNLFDHCTANHNSDDGWDLYGQPYKVTITNCTATNNGYGTNGDGNGFKLGSAGQVVPHTVTNCTSSYNKAAGYDGNGNTGHITITGSTGTGNGTTLFYRIY
- a CDS encoding RagB/SusD family nutrient uptake outer membrane protein codes for the protein MKKHLYIFLLGSLTLGACKKSFLDENPPSSYTPITVSDSLGLEASLAGLYNNFSTQLTYSNAQGYPSVWQVGTDVANATANQQGIEIPYYNYTLLTQTDGAASYLWGKEYTLINLANTIIASLTNPSLNMTDAGRKAMDGEAKFFRGLAYNTLATCYGGVPIITTPVTGPKTDFVRAPLADVDALVAADLNDAVTNLPDIESVKTNTKGKMYGRANKYMAMQLLAEAYLRMGKNDLAEQQAQAVINSGRFSLIKSRYGIKTSLPGDYYSDMFVYGNERRVQGNTEAIWVLEQENPATVVGGNTDNAQQRRVWGAAYHNISGLVITDSTGGRALARLRLSNWVLYGLYSDKDIRNSQYNIRRKYYYNDPANANYGKQVPYTGDDTLFKICPHTTKWYQFDPNDVFGYAMIKDFMMMRLGETYLLLAEAQLKQGKLQLAADNINELRKRAFGSLYPAQGQVNSTDMTLDFLLDERARELIGEENRRMTLMRTKTLVDRAIRLNSNDPVHPTVGLTKTNLLLPIPLSEIQLNKDAVLEQNEGYH
- a CDS encoding SusC/RagA family TonB-linked outer membrane protein, producing MTQKSTGYILYVFLLLACLLTLSTRQAQAQTKKITGKVTDSKGVALQAVSITISGSKAGTTTDNNGNFVISAATGATLHFSSLGYLTQSVPVGSQTNVSIILADDPQKNLADIVVVGYGTQKRSDVTGSVVSVPKTRLSQLPVTNIMQAIEGSVAGVSITTTSSVPGSSPAALVRGQNSINANSGPYIVVDGIPLSKTGGSLNDINPNDIASVEVLKDASATAIYGTNGANGVILVTTKRGTTGKAVIRYNAYTGMENMAHVLTPRNGPEYVQKYADWLKATNQAQTSPVPNSGELPNYNAGITKDWIKEATQTGIIQDHNLSISGGNADVRYFVSGEYMHQKGVVKGYQYKRISIRSNLDINVTSFLTIGTSLFFANNNYDGGRANLLMASAMSPYGQEYNANGTYKIYPMAPEQLFTNPMLGLVTDRLDRSVNANGNGYAEIKFPGVLKGLKYRLNAGYTFLPARKASYTGRLANDLIGTASVVNAETQSYTLENVVTYARDFKKHHIDFTGLYSAQQRKWIETTAGATGFVNDNLSYNNLSAGATQTSKTVADRYALNSQMGRINYTYDSRYLFTVTARRDGSSVFGSSNSKYGIFPSAAIGWNVSNERFMQSIGWINNLKLRVSHGKAGNEAIDVYKTISTDGTVRSPFNGVSTIGITPSNLGNTFLGWESTISTNLGVDFSLFASRLSGTIEVYKSNTRDLLLQRNLPLVTGYANVYDNLGKTANKGIEVTLNSKNINGKDFRWETSLNISANQNRIIDLYGNKKDDIGNKWFIGKPISVIYDYKMAGIWQTGEDASKQDPGAKAGDLKFVDVNHDGIITADSDRVVLGQTAPKWSGGITNTFHYKNWHLNIFIQTAQGMTKNNNDLTYADETGKRNTPVEVGYWTADNKNNTRPSLSYNNTRGYGYASNASYTRIKDITLSYVFSQKILDKLNIGSITLYVSGRNLHTFTNWIGWDPENNYSQRGSGDWTNNYPTVRSFVFGANISLR